One Candidatus Cetobacterium colombiensis genomic window carries:
- a CDS encoding type I restriction-modification system subunit M, translating into MLDKQQLETKLWAVANELRGNMDANEYKNYILGFIFYKYLSEKIEKFANEILEADEISFYEAWEDDELREELKEECLDELGYFLEPDYLFHNIVEEAINGGFIIDKLDKGLKYIEQSALGHSSEKEFVHVFDDVDLQSTKLGRTVEAKNTLISSVIKHLSEIDFELGNGERDILGDAYEYLIAQFASSAGKKAGEFYTPQQVSKILSKIVTLGKDRVKSVYDPTCGSGSLLLRVAKETNISDYYGQELNQTTYNLAIMNMILHDVKPSDFHIEQGDTLEDDRHIGKKFEAIVANPPFSANWTAAAKFLDDERFSEYGKLAPKTKADFAFVQHMLSHLEENGTMATVLPHGVLFRGAAEGVIREYLIKEKNYLDAVIGLPANIFYGTSIPTCILVFKKTRKHSDNILFIDASNDFEKVKTQNVLREEDIEKIITTLSERKAVEKYSHIASLNEIAENDYNLNIPRYVDTFEEEEEIDLDEIVSKLDSLGERKISVAESLKKYCDELNIKAPKL; encoded by the coding sequence ATGTTAGATAAACAACAGTTAGAAACAAAATTATGGGCAGTGGCCAATGAACTTAGAGGAAACATGGATGCTAACGAATATAAAAACTATATATTAGGTTTTATATTCTATAAGTATCTATCTGAAAAAATAGAAAAATTTGCTAATGAAATATTAGAAGCTGATGAAATTAGTTTTTATGAAGCTTGGGAAGATGATGAACTGAGAGAGGAATTAAAAGAGGAGTGTCTAGATGAATTAGGATATTTCTTAGAGCCTGATTATCTTTTCCACAACATTGTAGAAGAAGCTATCAATGGCGGATTTATAATTGATAAATTGGATAAGGGATTAAAATATATAGAGCAATCAGCTCTTGGACACAGTAGTGAAAAAGAGTTTGTCCATGTATTTGATGATGTGGATTTACAATCAACAAAACTTGGAAGAACAGTTGAAGCTAAAAATACACTAATTTCTAGCGTTATAAAACATTTATCTGAGATAGATTTTGAGCTGGGAAATGGAGAGAGAGATATTTTAGGAGATGCCTATGAGTACTTAATTGCACAATTTGCAAGTAGTGCTGGGAAAAAAGCTGGAGAGTTTTATACACCTCAGCAAGTTTCAAAAATATTATCTAAAATTGTAACTTTAGGAAAAGATAGAGTTAAATCTGTTTATGACCCAACTTGTGGTTCTGGATCACTTTTACTTCGTGTTGCTAAAGAAACAAATATATCAGATTATTATGGACAGGAATTAAACCAAACAACTTATAACCTGGCTATAATGAACATGATACTTCATGATGTTAAGCCATCAGATTTCCACATAGAGCAAGGGGATACTTTAGAAGATGATAGACATATTGGAAAAAAGTTTGAAGCTATTGTTGCAAATCCACCTTTTTCTGCAAACTGGACAGCAGCAGCAAAGTTTTTAGATGATGAACGATTCTCTGAATATGGAAAGTTAGCTCCTAAAACAAAGGCGGATTTTGCTTTTGTTCAACATATGTTGTCTCACTTAGAAGAGAATGGAACTATGGCAACTGTTTTACCCCATGGAGTTTTATTCCGTGGAGCAGCAGAAGGAGTTATAAGAGAGTACTTAATAAAAGAGAAAAACTATTTAGATGCTGTTATTGGACTACCAGCAAATATTTTCTATGGAACATCTATTCCAACTTGTATCTTAGTATTTAAGAAAACTAGAAAGCATTCAGACAATATTCTATTTATAGATGCATCTAATGATTTTGAAAAAGTTAAGACTCAAAATGTTTTAAGAGAAGAGGATATTGAAAAAATAATTACGACTCTTTCTGAAAGAAAAGCTGTTGAAAAATATTCTCATATTGCAAGTTTAAATGAGATTGCAGAAAATGATTACAATTTAAATATTCCAAGATATGTTGATACTTTTGAAGAGGAAGAAGAGATTGATTTAGACGAGATTGTATCTAAATTAGATAGTCTAGGAGAGAGAAAAATATCTGTGGCAGAAAGCTTGAAAAAATATTGTGATGAGCTTAATATAAAAGCTCCAAAGTTATAG